Proteins encoded by one window of Hafnia alvei:
- a CDS encoding GntR family transcriptional regulator: protein MSAENSLQLLNKLQQDIAQTGSMPIYLRFNESLREAIDQGIVKPGDFLPSERAFTDALKISRITVRKALACLEQDDIIGRGRGFGTMVKNTPTPPLAYSLATIKGFSGEVNLQGRTPGSVWIKRERVTASVNVAEKLNIPQNSSVFRLERIRTVDHSPVSVAISYVVENAIDDVEQIGNSLYDYLRSRQIQFGKLYSQISACLANNELREKLLIKEPAAMLVIRQTLLDHELRPLEYSINYCRGDMYEYSTED from the coding sequence ATGAGCGCAGAAAATAGCCTGCAGTTATTAAATAAATTACAGCAAGATATTGCCCAAACTGGCTCGATGCCAATCTATCTTCGATTTAATGAATCTCTCCGTGAAGCCATTGATCAAGGGATCGTCAAACCAGGCGATTTTCTGCCCAGCGAACGCGCTTTCACCGACGCGTTAAAAATATCCAGAATTACGGTGCGTAAGGCGCTGGCATGCCTTGAGCAAGACGATATTATCGGCCGTGGCCGTGGCTTTGGTACCATGGTGAAAAATACCCCTACGCCGCCGCTGGCCTACTCCCTCGCGACCATTAAAGGGTTTTCCGGTGAGGTGAATTTACAAGGCCGAACGCCTGGCTCAGTGTGGATCAAGCGTGAGCGCGTGACTGCCTCAGTCAACGTTGCTGAAAAGCTGAATATTCCACAAAACAGTTCGGTATTCCGCCTAGAACGTATTCGTACTGTGGATCACAGCCCTGTTTCCGTCGCTATTTCATACGTGGTTGAAAACGCCATTGATGACGTTGAGCAAATCGGCAATTCACTGTACGACTACTTGCGCAGCCGCCAGATCCAATTTGGTAAGCTTTATAGCCAAATTAGCGCCTGCTTAGCGAATAACGAACTGCGCGAAAAACTGCTGATCAAAGAACCTGCGGCAATGTTGGTGATCCGTCAGACCTTACTCGATCACGAACTGCGGCCGTTGGAGTACAGCATCAACTATTGCCGTGGCGATATGTATGAGTACTCCACCGAAGACTGA
- a CDS encoding type II toxin-antitoxin system RelE/ParE family toxin, with protein MCDQKRTFIAITVSGLKLTPSVKPIDWRGTSKKVLLSFCDEVKKTAGFELHRVQYGLEPRHWKPRNDLGSGIVEIRIDNDNNQYRIMYVATFVESVYVLHCFTKKTQKTSRIDNEIVMLRYKEIVKERSLKHE; from the coding sequence ATGTGTGATCAAAAAAGGACTTTCATTGCCATAACGGTTTCTGGTTTAAAACTAACGCCTAGTGTTAAACCTATCGACTGGAGGGGAACATCTAAGAAGGTGCTGCTCTCCTTCTGCGATGAAGTTAAAAAAACGGCGGGGTTTGAGCTTCATCGTGTTCAATATGGCCTTGAACCTCGGCACTGGAAGCCGAGAAACGATCTTGGCTCCGGCATCGTTGAAATCCGAATAGATAACGATAATAACCAATACAGAATCATGTATGTCGCAACATTTGTCGAATCAGTCTATGTGCTGCATTGCTTTACGAAGAAAACGCAAAAGACCTCGCGCATAGACAATGAAATCGTCATGTTGCGGTATAAAGAAATCGTCAAAGAAAGGAGTCTTAAACATGAGTAA
- a CDS encoding helix-turn-helix domain-containing protein — protein sequence MSNHNVNNHVNNHIDTQSRHFTEADGNIFADLGFSDSQAQQLHAESLTQINAELEMKITLMVEITQWIASNNLKQSAAAEILNISRPRVSDVVNQKTEKFTIDSLVGMLSMTGKRARLVIE from the coding sequence ATGAGTAATCACAACGTAAATAACCACGTAAATAACCACATTGATACTCAGTCTCGCCATTTCACCGAAGCTGATGGCAATATTTTTGCAGACCTTGGTTTTTCTGACAGCCAAGCTCAGCAACTGCATGCGGAATCTCTCACCCAGATAAACGCCGAGTTAGAGATGAAGATCACCCTGATGGTAGAAATTACCCAGTGGATTGCGTCTAACAATCTTAAACAAAGCGCCGCCGCAGAAATATTGAATATTTCGCGCCCGAGAGTATCTGACGTGGTGAACCAAAAAACGGAGAAGTTTACTATCGACTCACTTGTCGGCATGCTGAGCATGACCGGCAAGCGAGCACGTTTAGTGATTGAATAG
- a CDS encoding PfkB family carbohydrate kinase, with protein MKPWLNQFLYQRKQAQPVMVLGASVMDVVADTDRIPEKGGDQPAFERGVHLGGCALNIALALHRLGVSCVPMLPIGEGMWADRLRAAMASKGIHSQLNVTGGDNGWCLALVEPDGERTFISFDGIENQWQAEWLAPLTPTSGFVSISGYQLSVPRGEVLLNWVNGLPTDVKVVVDFGPRLDRISPQIVQQLLRPGVILTLNEREAQILGMQKDGVEAFCQQLHQQTKELVVVRMGEAGCYYHHADDEKGWADACLVNVVDTIGAGDSHCAGLLAGLACGLSAKDALTLANHIAAYVVSFRGGDCAPTIEELAEFF; from the coding sequence ATGAAACCGTGGCTGAACCAATTTTTGTATCAACGAAAGCAGGCGCAGCCGGTCATGGTGCTCGGCGCCTCGGTCATGGACGTGGTGGCAGATACCGATCGTATACCAGAAAAGGGCGGCGATCAGCCCGCCTTTGAGCGCGGTGTTCATCTGGGCGGATGTGCGTTAAACATTGCGCTGGCGCTGCATCGTTTGGGCGTTAGCTGTGTACCCATGCTGCCAATTGGCGAGGGAATGTGGGCAGATCGACTGCGGGCGGCCATGGCGAGCAAAGGCATTCATAGCCAGCTTAATGTCACCGGCGGCGACAATGGTTGGTGTTTGGCGTTGGTTGAACCTGATGGTGAGCGAACCTTTATCTCATTTGACGGTATTGAAAACCAGTGGCAGGCAGAGTGGTTAGCACCGCTGACACCAACGTCGGGCTTTGTGTCTATTTCCGGCTATCAGCTTAGCGTTCCGCGTGGTGAAGTTTTGCTGAATTGGGTTAATGGTTTGCCAACGGATGTGAAAGTGGTGGTGGATTTTGGCCCAAGGCTGGATCGCATTTCACCTCAGATAGTTCAGCAGCTATTGCGCCCTGGCGTTATTCTCACGCTCAATGAGCGTGAAGCCCAGATCCTTGGTATGCAAAAGGATGGCGTTGAGGCGTTTTGTCAGCAGCTTCATCAGCAAACCAAAGAGCTGGTGGTGGTCAGAATGGGAGAGGCTGGCTGTTACTATCACCACGCGGATGATGAAAAAGGCTGGGCTGATGCTTGCCTCGTCAACGTGGTTGATACGATTGGCGCCGGTGATAGTCATTGTGCTGGACTGCTGGCAGGGTTGGCCTGCGGGTTGTCAGCCAAGGATGCGTTGACGCTAGCCAACCATATCGCTGCCTACGTAGTCTCTTTTCGCGGCGGTGATTGTGCACCGACCATAGAAGAGTTAGCTGAATTTTTCTAA
- a CDS encoding ADP-ribosylglycohydrolase family protein: protein MDLHVSSQAEVALQQRILGALYGQMLGDSLGMPSELWPRSRVRSHFGWIDRFLDGPQENNAACYFTAGQFTDDTSMALALADALVEANGKVVPELIARNVIRWVDSFDAFNKNILGPSSKVALREQKEGKPISSLENNGVTNGAAMRVSPLGCVLPSAPLRTFVDQVWEASSPTHKSDIAVAGAVVIAWAVSKAVEGASWEEIKIALPAVATYAQEFRPSTFSASLAARIELALSVVSGSDGIEDASERVYQLVGAGVSTIESVPAAIAMVDLAQGCPNQCAVLCANLGGDTDTIGAMATAICGALKGVNAIKPEWLSTLQQTNPIDMTRYSIAFEKFRAQWQDAK from the coding sequence ATGGACTTACACGTATCTTCACAGGCAGAAGTGGCTCTCCAACAGCGAATTCTGGGTGCACTTTATGGTCAAATGCTGGGCGATTCACTTGGGATGCCTTCTGAGCTTTGGCCACGTTCGCGCGTGCGTAGTCATTTTGGCTGGATTGACCGCTTCTTAGATGGCCCTCAGGAAAACAACGCTGCATGTTATTTCACCGCCGGACAATTCACCGATGACACTTCGATGGCACTGGCATTAGCTGACGCGCTGGTAGAGGCTAACGGAAAAGTGGTCCCTGAGCTGATTGCGAGAAACGTCATTCGTTGGGTAGATAGCTTCGATGCGTTTAATAAGAATATTTTAGGCCCAAGTTCAAAAGTGGCGCTGCGTGAACAGAAAGAAGGCAAGCCAATTAGCAGTTTAGAAAACAACGGAGTGACCAACGGCGCGGCGATGCGCGTTTCTCCTTTGGGATGCGTGCTTCCTTCGGCTCCGTTGCGTACTTTTGTTGACCAAGTATGGGAGGCCTCAAGTCCAACGCATAAATCAGATATTGCGGTAGCCGGTGCCGTGGTGATCGCATGGGCAGTGTCGAAGGCCGTTGAAGGTGCCTCGTGGGAAGAGATTAAAATAGCGTTGCCTGCCGTGGCCACCTATGCGCAAGAGTTCCGACCATCAACGTTCAGCGCATCCTTGGCAGCACGCATTGAGCTGGCGCTTTCGGTGGTTTCTGGTTCTGATGGTATAGAAGACGCCAGCGAGCGCGTTTATCAATTAGTCGGGGCAGGGGTGAGTACCATCGAATCTGTTCCTGCGGCGATTGCGATGGTTGATTTGGCTCAGGGATGCCCAAACCAGTGTGCGGTGCTGTGTGCCAATCTTGGCGGCGACACTGATACCATTGGTGCTATGGCAACGGCTATTTGCGGCGCATTGAAAGGGGTTAACGCAATTAAACCTGAATGGCTGTCAACGCTGCAACAAACTAACCCTATCGATATGACGCGTTATAGCATCGCGTTCGAAAAATTCCGTGCTCAATGGCAGGATGCAAAATAA
- a CDS encoding nucleoside permease: MQTVNNNNTKLSVMMFVEWFIWGAWFVPLWQYLNKLGFSPSEIAWSYSSTAIAAILSPVLVGVIADRYFAAQKVLGWLHLVGGALMLLLAWQTQFSTFFPLLVVYALTYMPTVALTNSIAFANIRDTEKDFPRIRVLGTLGWIASGLVVGFMLPPLLGMDNVSDTNMPLIVTALASVLLGLYSFMLPNTPPKVGQRTDIKDLLGLNALGLLRDRSFAIFALCSFLFCMPLAFYYQFANGYLTQVGLENATGWMTLGQVSEIFAMLALPFLLKRYGIKKVLLLGFVTAGIRYVLFIYGGTADVLMYSMLFIGILLHGVSYDFYFVTGYIYVDKKAPAHMRTAAQGLITLICQGFGSFIGNWLGGRAMTAFQLPEAHNGMTFDWFTVWGVGAAMVFAVMLLFILFFREKNREITQVAIGN; encoded by the coding sequence ATGCAAACAGTTAATAATAACAATACTAAACTATCCGTGATGATGTTCGTGGAGTGGTTTATTTGGGGCGCATGGTTTGTGCCGCTTTGGCAGTATCTGAATAAACTCGGTTTTTCGCCTTCAGAGATTGCATGGTCATATAGCAGCACGGCGATTGCGGCAATATTGTCTCCAGTGCTCGTAGGGGTCATTGCCGATCGCTATTTTGCGGCACAAAAGGTGCTGGGGTGGCTGCATTTGGTGGGCGGCGCGCTCATGTTGCTGCTGGCGTGGCAGACACAGTTCTCAACGTTTTTCCCTCTGCTGGTGGTTTATGCTTTGACGTATATGCCAACCGTAGCGCTGACTAACAGTATCGCCTTTGCCAATATTCGTGATACTGAAAAAGACTTTCCCCGAATCCGCGTATTAGGCACCTTAGGTTGGATTGCTTCAGGATTAGTCGTTGGTTTTATGCTGCCGCCATTGCTGGGGATGGATAACGTTTCGGATACCAATATGCCGCTGATTGTCACGGCGCTGGCTTCCGTATTGTTAGGCTTGTACAGCTTTATGCTGCCAAATACGCCGCCGAAAGTGGGTCAACGTACCGATATTAAAGATTTGCTCGGACTGAATGCGCTGGGCCTGCTGCGTGACCGATCTTTTGCGATTTTTGCGCTGTGTTCGTTTCTCTTCTGTATGCCTCTGGCCTTCTACTATCAATTTGCCAATGGTTACCTCACGCAGGTGGGCTTAGAAAATGCCACCGGCTGGATGACGCTCGGGCAGGTGTCTGAGATCTTCGCCATGCTGGCGTTGCCGTTCTTGTTAAAGCGTTACGGCATCAAAAAAGTGCTACTGCTGGGCTTTGTCACCGCGGGTATTCGCTATGTGCTGTTTATCTATGGCGGCACGGCGGATGTGCTGATGTATAGCATGTTGTTTATCGGCATTTTGCTACACGGCGTTAGCTACGACTTCTACTTTGTGACCGGCTATATCTACGTGGATAAAAAAGCGCCTGCGCATATGCGAACAGCGGCGCAGGGTTTGATCACTCTTATTTGCCAAGGCTTCGGCAGCTTTATCGGTAACTGGCTGGGAGGTCGCGCAATGACTGCTTTCCAATTACCTGAAGCGCACAACGGTATGACCTTCGACTGGTTTACCGTGTGGGGCGTGGGTGCGGCGATGGTCTTTGCCGTGATGCTGCTCTTCATTCTCTTTTTCCGTGAAAAGAACCGTGAAATTACGCAGGTTGCTATCGGAAATTAA
- a CDS encoding gluconate 2-dehydrogenase subunit 3 family protein translates to MSKPHEAIPARRLFLKKSLTLIPLAAAAGAGVVSLTTTAQASPAKSPGVSQHYVPVYFNNEEWAFLLAACERLIPTDANGPGAVSQGVPVFIDKQMEAPFGHGGLWYMHPPFVSAVPELGYQSKLVPREVYRLGIGAVNDYCQQKFQHRFAELKPEQQDQVLSDLEKDQPAFDAVPAKMLFDLLLQNTKEGYFADPIHGGNQTLASWQLIGFPGARADFTDWVDHPNEPYPQGPVSISSKRTA, encoded by the coding sequence ATGTCGAAGCCTCATGAAGCAATTCCAGCCAGAAGGCTGTTCTTAAAAAAATCGTTAACGCTGATCCCACTTGCCGCAGCGGCGGGAGCCGGTGTGGTATCACTCACCACAACTGCCCAAGCATCACCAGCAAAATCCCCCGGAGTGAGCCAGCACTACGTTCCTGTTTATTTTAATAATGAGGAGTGGGCCTTCCTGCTAGCAGCCTGTGAACGGCTGATCCCTACCGATGCAAATGGCCCTGGCGCGGTATCGCAGGGAGTCCCAGTTTTTATTGATAAACAGATGGAAGCCCCCTTCGGGCATGGTGGCCTGTGGTATATGCATCCCCCTTTTGTTTCTGCGGTACCAGAACTGGGATATCAGTCCAAATTGGTTCCTCGCGAGGTTTATCGTTTAGGCATTGGCGCAGTGAACGATTATTGCCAGCAAAAGTTTCAACATCGTTTTGCCGAGTTAAAGCCGGAGCAACAGGATCAAGTGCTATCTGACCTAGAAAAAGACCAACCGGCATTCGATGCTGTACCCGCCAAGATGCTGTTCGATTTACTGCTACAAAACACCAAAGAGGGATACTTTGCGGATCCCATCCACGGTGGCAACCAGACGCTCGCATCGTGGCAACTGATCGGATTCCCCGGTGCTCGCGCCGACTTCACCGACTGGGTCGATCATCCCAATGAGCCTTACCCACAGGGCCCTGTCAGTATTTCCAGCAAGAGGACTGCATAA
- a CDS encoding c-type cytochrome, protein MKIIRQTQLAILLLSTCGLYAQAAPVPLEQRIAHGEYLSRAGDCTACHTAVGGQPFSGGLKMTTPVGAIYSTNITPDKEQGIGEYSFTEFSDAVRKGIRKDGTHLYPAMPYPSFVKINEDDMQDLYLYFQHGVKPVAQANKDSDIPWPLNMRWPLAGWSLLFRHDGVFQPDTQQTTAWNRGAYLVQGLGHCGSCHTPRGIGFQEKALDQSEPEYLSGGTLEGWHAANLRGDKATGLGYWNEQQIAQFLKSGHTEKSAAFGSMTDVVQDSTQYLNAEDLQAIAVYLKSLQPMGDNAKEPVKDSATYQALANGKATQPGAQLYLDNCAACHRSDGMGYENTFPALAHNPVLLSKDPSSLISIVLKGSHMPITRTAPTGLTMPDFGWRLSDDDVAQLLSFVRTGWGNQAEPVSASQVKDIRAELPKPQGK, encoded by the coding sequence ATGAAAATAATCAGACAAACGCAGCTGGCCATATTGTTACTGAGCACATGCGGACTTTACGCCCAAGCGGCTCCTGTTCCGCTAGAGCAAAGGATCGCCCATGGCGAATACCTTTCCCGTGCTGGCGACTGTACCGCATGCCATACCGCCGTGGGTGGTCAGCCCTTTTCCGGCGGGTTGAAAATGACGACGCCGGTCGGGGCAATTTATTCAACCAACATCACCCCAGATAAAGAACAAGGGATTGGTGAATACAGTTTTACCGAGTTTTCCGACGCGGTGCGTAAAGGCATTCGCAAGGATGGCACCCATCTTTATCCGGCCATGCCCTATCCATCCTTCGTTAAAATCAACGAAGACGACATGCAGGATCTCTATCTCTACTTTCAGCATGGCGTAAAACCCGTGGCGCAAGCCAACAAAGACAGTGATATTCCTTGGCCGCTGAATATGCGCTGGCCGCTGGCTGGCTGGAGCCTTCTGTTCCGTCATGACGGCGTATTCCAACCTGATACCCAGCAAACGACTGCTTGGAATCGCGGGGCCTATTTAGTTCAAGGGCTTGGTCACTGCGGTTCTTGCCATACACCGCGAGGGATCGGTTTCCAAGAAAAAGCGCTAGACCAGTCTGAGCCTGAATATCTCAGCGGGGGTACGCTAGAAGGTTGGCACGCAGCCAACTTACGCGGTGATAAAGCCACAGGTCTGGGCTATTGGAATGAGCAACAAATTGCCCAATTCTTGAAATCCGGTCATACGGAAAAGTCCGCCGCGTTTGGCTCCATGACCGACGTGGTGCAAGACAGCACGCAATATCTAAATGCAGAAGATTTGCAGGCTATCGCTGTCTACTTAAAATCGCTGCAGCCGATGGGCGATAACGCCAAAGAGCCCGTGAAGGATTCGGCGACCTATCAGGCGCTCGCCAACGGTAAGGCAACACAGCCCGGCGCACAGCTGTATCTTGATAACTGTGCGGCCTGCCACCGTTCAGACGGTATGGGCTATGAAAACACCTTCCCTGCGCTGGCGCATAATCCTGTGCTGCTGAGCAAAGATCCCTCCTCGCTCATCAGCATTGTATTGAAAGGATCTCATATGCCGATCACGCGAACGGCACCAACAGGACTCACCATGCCAGATTTTGGCTGGCGTCTCAGTGACGACGATGTCGCTCAACTGCTGTCATTTGTTCGCACTGGTTGGGGAAACCAAGCAGAACCCGTCAGCGCATCACAGGTGAAAGATATACGTGCCGAGTTGCCTAAGCCTCAAGGCAAGTAA
- a CDS encoding cell envelope integrity TolA C-terminal domain-containing protein — protein sequence MIKIFLLVLMTTVLVGCTPLAPKDCLKAHALDSCHYDRSGKVSDNDIYGEQASGIKKNLDAALTSPHAWDGKRCNVHIDLKIDGTLQNFIIKGGDKDYCHALAEAAKRAKFPAFTDQHVYDVMGSARWDLHGQP from the coding sequence ATGATAAAAATATTTCTATTGGTGCTGATGACAACTGTTTTAGTTGGTTGTACCCCTCTAGCCCCAAAAGATTGTCTGAAAGCACATGCGCTTGATTCATGCCATTACGACCGCTCAGGTAAAGTATCTGACAATGATATCTATGGTGAGCAAGCGTCAGGAATTAAAAAAAATCTGGATGCTGCACTTACCTCTCCCCATGCTTGGGACGGTAAACGATGTAATGTACATATAGATCTTAAAATTGACGGTACACTACAAAATTTCATCATAAAGGGCGGCGACAAGGACTATTGTCATGCTCTAGCCGAAGCAGCTAAACGCGCCAAATTTCCCGCATTTACTGACCAGCATGTTTACGACGTGATGGGATCCGCACGATGGGATTTGCATGGGCAACCATAA
- a CDS encoding porin family protein — MLKQSLCAMTIISAMTGMAQADDYTYVAGGLQVGGITSKSDFDKLVHQNRSDQSKTTMGGFYLRGGYGFENNLFIDARLNGMGNSQRSSGDSLLGLGYHFPINPNTDMYALIGASGHAISTNFDWDKKRDKSWGSATGEIGVKSHITDKIGMNVAYRYAEYDSRGFNEARIGADYALTSNLAAEIGYTYHNWKVDDQIGEIGLRYTF, encoded by the coding sequence ATGTTAAAACAATCCTTATGCGCAATGACCATCATCAGTGCGATGACCGGTATGGCACAGGCCGATGATTACACCTATGTCGCTGGCGGCCTTCAGGTTGGTGGTATCACAAGCAAAAGTGATTTTGATAAATTAGTGCATCAAAACCGTTCAGATCAAAGCAAAACCACCATGGGTGGCTTTTACCTGCGCGGTGGCTACGGATTTGAAAATAATCTGTTCATTGATGCGCGCTTGAACGGAATGGGAAATAGCCAACGTAGCAGCGGCGATAGCCTGCTGGGTCTTGGTTATCATTTCCCTATTAATCCAAACACCGATATGTATGCACTCATCGGTGCCAGTGGTCACGCCATTTCAACCAATTTTGATTGGGACAAGAAGCGTGATAAAAGCTGGGGCAGCGCAACCGGCGAAATTGGTGTGAAAAGCCACATTACCGATAAAATCGGTATGAATGTCGCCTATCGTTATGCTGAATATGACAGCCGTGGTTTTAACGAAGCGCGAATTGGGGCAGATTATGCCTTAACATCAAATCTTGCGGCCGAAATTGGTTATACCTACCATAATTGGAAAGTGGACGATCAGATCGGTGAGATCGGGCTTCGTTATACTTTCTAG